The Acidimicrobiales bacterium nucleotide sequence CCGGTGCCCGCGTCGGGCACGAAGAAGACGGCTTGGCCCCCGGGGGTCACCGTGATCGTGTTCTGAGCCGTGGTGGCGTTGGTGTCGGGGGCACCGGCGACCCACACCCCGTAGAACTCGTTGGTGACGGTGTTGCCGCTGACCACTGTGGCGGTCAGCTTCGGCCCGGCCGGCGGCGGGACCGCCGTGGCGGCGACGATGATGCCGGCCGGCTGCGGAGGCCCGTCGGTGGCCAGCCAGTCGTTGCCGGAGATGGTGTTGCCGAGGACCTTGACGCCCGTCACCAGGTCGGCGGCGAGGGGTCCGGCCGCCGGGGCGTTGGAGTGGACGACGACGCCCGGGATTCCCGAGCCGGTGACACTGTTGCCCTGCACGGTCACGTTGGCGACGTTGCCACCCGGGGCGTCCGCCGCCACCACGATGCCGCCGATGACCGGGCCGTGCGGGCCGAACTGGCCCGGCGAGCCCGTGAGGGTGTTCGCGGTCCCGGCCGAGGCGCCGCCGACGGTGATGTTGCTCACTCCGCTCGGGTTGTACGAAGCCACCACGATGCCGCAGCCGCCGTAGTTGCCCGAGACGGTGTTGTTCGTCACGACGTCGTTGGTGGCGGGGCTGTTCGTCCCGGGGTTCGGCGCACCGGGATCGATGCCGGGCGAGGCCGCGTCGTCGGCGATGCCGATGCCGCCGTCGGCGAGATTGCCGGTGACGGTGTTGCCGGTGATCGTCGAGTTGCTGGTCCCGGCCAGCTCGATGCCTTTGTTCTCGGCGATCCCGCTCGTGGGCGCGACCCCGTTACCCGTTACGGTCGAGTTCTGGATGGTGAGGCCGGTGGTGTCCACGGCCAGGATGCCGTGGTCGTTCGCGCCCGACACCGTAATGGTGTCGATGTTCACGTTCGTGGCAGCGGACCCGACGAAGATCCCCACGTCGCAGCCGGTGGCATCGACATTCGCGGTGATGTGCTGCGAGGCGGTGGCCACGAGCGCCGCGCTCAGGCCGGTGCCACCCGCGTTGGCCGTGCAGACCGCAGCGTCAGCGACCCCGGGTGAGGCGGTCAGGGCCACGCCCACGAGCAACGGGAGGCCGAGCGCCATGGCCAGTGTCCCGACGAGCCTCGACGCCCGTCCGGGCGAACGGCGCGGCACGGCGGCCAGTCGGCGTCCGGTGACGACACTCAAGATGCCTCGGCGCGATCGTTTCTCGTTCATACCACTCATCCTCCGCTTCGCTCTCACCACGTCGAGCCGATGTCATTGGGCGTCGGGGTGCAGCCCGCTTTCGCGGTGGCATTCTCCCGAGCCGTCGGCCGGCTGGTCACTGTAGCGGCACCCTAGGACTCCTCGCGCCCCACGCGTTAGGGCCATTTGACCCTTGTGCTCCACGTCCGGCCCGGCGAGCAAACCTGATCTCGCTCGACGTGCTGAAGGCGACCCGTAGAGCGGTCATACGAGGGGCGCTCGACGAGGTGAGGTCGGCATGGAGTTCAACAGGCGTGGAGTTCAACAGGCGTTGAGCTGAACGGT carries:
- a CDS encoding right-handed parallel beta-helix repeat-containing protein, encoding MNEKRSRRGILSVVTGRRLAAVPRRSPGRASRLVGTLAMALGLPLLVGVALTASPGVADAAVCTANAGGTGLSAALVATASQHITANVDATGCDVGIFVGSAATNVNIDTITVSGANDHGILAVDTTGLTIQNSTVTGNGVAPTSGIAENKGIELAGTSNSTITGNTVTGNLADGGIGIADDAASPGIDPGAPNPGTNSPATNDVVTNNTVSGNYGGCGIVVASYNPSGVSNITVGGASAGTANTLTGSPGQFGPHGPVIGGIVVAADAPGGNVANVTVQGNSVTGSGIPGVVVHSNAPAAGPLAADLVTGVKVLGNTISGNDWLATDGPPQPAGIIVAATAVPPPAGPKLTATVVSGNTVTNEFYGVWVAGAPDTNATTAQNTITVTPGGQAVFFVPDAGTGYWMTAKDGGVFNYGTAGFYNSLPGLGVHLNNIAGMVPTADQGGYWMVGSDGGVFALGDAPFVGSMGGKALNTPMVAMAGTPYAPAVPPEQPVTQGKGYWLVGADGGVFAFGDAKSHNSLPGLGIQVNNIVGITPTSTGLGYWLVGSDGGVFAFGDAKSYNSLPGLGIHVKNIVGMVPTSTGKGYWLVGSDGGVFAFGDAAQHFYGSMGGKKLNAPVVGMAAMPGDSGYWLFATDGGVFSFSASSPSPFFGSLGGTKLNQPVSGGGAVGVTTAA